cagttaataatacaaataggcGTCACATTAATTATAAGTTCATAAAAAAGTGGAAGTGAGGAATTCTTTAAGGTGTTTCTACGGTGAcatacaaaaattatcaaaatttaccaaatttacaGAGTTTACGTACATTTAAGAAAATTTTTCTCggtaaataaccaaaaaaaaaattgacgtaAATTTTACATCTCTACAAAAAACCAAGGAAAACCTGGATAATTTTACGCAACGCTTTTTTTTCGCGAtttttctaattgatataacacataaaataataaccgcagagacatgaaattttcactaaacTTTTATACAAGCAATATCAATACAtcatcaaattttcaaaatattttgactttttttgagctatttataagcAAAAGAAATGTTcggtttttccaaattttttttttttaaatatcgataagAAAAATTTCGTTGGGTCaaatttcttgaaaataatacaagattcctcacaAGTTTATAAACTAGcagatcaaaaataataaaaatacataggcacaatttttttttataagcatttaaacattaaattttggCCAAAATTCATAATTGAACGTTTGCAAATGgttttgttgttaaaaagtcataaaatgttcagttttaatatttaaggattgaaaaatGAATGCAAGGTTTTTTGtaaacagtttataatttaaccaAAAAATCAGAAGaaagtattcaaattataattttttatagacctttttagtaaaaatttggACGTCAAAATATCGAACATTTGcaattgttttgtagttaaatatgtataaaatgtttagtttttataactaaggattgaaaattgaaaacaaggtttTTCGTAAGTTGTTCTAAAAGTTGGTCTTaagttgtaatttttacaaaatctccGTTCATTATCTTTTTCTTTgtaaacaatgatttatcatttaattcaaatgtaatacatCCATCACAGTGATCTAATCAATGAAAAGGTTCACtcaaacctactatacagcagagctttatttttaattaattaattatttttttatttaaaagtattaagaaaagtataaaatacttttattcgaaTACTTATACCAGAATACTTTACAAGAATGTTATTTGCTTTGGTAATTACCTCAAAATAAGTTCATTCAATTGatggatattatttatattctttagCAACTCTTTTGAGATACAAGGAAGAAGGTTCATAGATATCGGCCATCTTTTTAAATCAATTCAAAGTATTCGACATGAAGCTTTTGATTGTACAATTGCTAGTTTAGATTTAGTAAAAGAAATTCGCAAAggatattttagtaaatttattttcaaatgcaaaatGTGTTGTAAGATGGAAGTAATTAGTTCAGAACCAGAAGAAAAATCAtcagcattaaaaataaatacggcAATTGTTTCGAGTGTTATCAATACTGGTCAAGGCTATGCACAACTCGAACAATTTTCAGCCATTTTAAATATGCCTTGTATGTCAAATAATACTTATCAAAAAGAACACGAACTAATAAGTGGGTATATAGAAACAACTATGTGGCAATCTCTTGAAATAGCGGGTAAAGAAGAGGCTAATATGGCAATCGAAAGAGGTGATATAAATAAGGATGGAGTACCGTTAATTACAGTGGTTGCTGATGGAGCATGGTCGAAACGTTCttacaaatcaaattataatgctTTATCTGGCGTTGTgagttttttatcatttaatttttaaataataacataatttcaatatgttaacttttgtattataaatatatatatttatacattcgtAGGCATGTATTATCGGTTACCAGACTGGAAAAGTGTTATATTTAGGAGTTcgcaataaaatatgttccgTTTGTAACAAAGCTGAGTTCTTGTCAAAAGAACCTAATCCACATAAATGTTACAAAAATTGGTCAGGAACTTCGACTTCAATGGAAGCTGATATTATTGTTGATGGTTTTTCCCATAGCATGGATATGCATGGGTTAATTTATGACAAATTAATTGGTGACGGTGACAGcagtattatgaaaaaattatcaattgccAAACCATATGGGATTGAAcaccgtataaaaaaaattgaatgttctAATCACATACTTCGTAACTACTGTAATCGACTACGAGATATATCTATTCGACGAAAAAATAATTCAGGCTCTATAATTCCTGGGTATCatcgaattaaattaaaagacaATATATTACGATTAAGGTAGGTACATGCAGTTTATACCTCTATAACACTTATATTGTGtcaaagataatttaaaatatcattaagtaCAAACTTTACACTTAGATATGCCATAACAGAAGCGTCGAAATACTGGAAGTCAAATAAATTACTTTCTCAGAGTGAAAAAGTTCAGTTTCTGAAAGCTGATATTTTGAATAGTCCTCGACATGTTTTTGGTGATCATGAAAAGTGCGCTaggtaaaattaattacctactataaacaaaataaataaacagtaaataCATTACTAATGGActcgtttttcttttaattgttAGCTATTTTTGTAAAGGCTACAAACCAAATGAGACAAATTTAGTTCCTGAATTTAGGCTGAGTGGTCTTTGGGATGAATTGTCGGGCGCAATTAATTTAGTTGCCCACCATAGTGACAGTTTGCTGTacagtgtaaataataattgcgcTGAAGCTTACAATAGTGTAATAGCAAAATACGTTGGAGGCAAAAGAGTTAATTATTCTCTACGAGGTaactgtatatattaaatatcttataaataattatatttataagatatgttaatatgtatattgtatatttcatcagtaaattgtgttgacataataaaatatttgcaagAGATTGTAtcttatcagttttttttatcgatttatacacgaataaatttataatttgtaggaTCTTATAAGACACGATGTAATACAGCACTGATTTCTTATAACTATGGTCCTGATTACTTACACAGGCTACACAAAAATGCTACCAAATTCAGTCCTGGtagatttactaaaaaatatatagaaattaaaaaaaaaaaaagaatctgtGAAACAAGAAGACAACTTGAGTTTAGGtaaaacgtaatatattataattaatttaattttagcctattaaaaacattgtattttaagaaataaattcaacaataataaaaaaaagaagacgGTGACTGCAGGTCCTGATAAGGATTATGGAGATGTTGATGATATTGGTTGCAGCGTTCTAAATTTGACAGATGAAGAGGTTgaagggaaaaaaaaaaatttgttaagcAGCCTTCAGTTAGATTTGACAGAAATAAAATCTCTAGAAAGACGAACCATTGGTCAATCCTTAAATGAGATTTGGAAACAAGAGCGAAAATTTAGGTTGACTGCTTCAAATTTTGGCCGGATATGTGCTCTAAGACCTAAGACATCCAGGAccaacacattaaaatatatattgtacagtgACGATTTAGTGGGTACAACGGCCGCGATGAAGTTAATatgaatatagtaataatttataaacatttaataattaaaataaatttactcatTTAATAGGTATGGTATCCAATATGAGAGTGTAGCAAAAGACGCTTTTGAagctattacaaaaataaaaattacgccTTGTGGAATGTTTGTCGatcaatgttttaattttttagctgGAAGTCCAGATGGTATCATCGGAGATGATGGtatcattgaaataaaatgCCCTCCTAGCATAAAAAATACTACCCCTCAAGAAGCTGCTAAAatgaaaaccataaaatatttaattatcaataaaaaaggAGAAGTAGAATTAAAACGTACTTTTCAGTACTATTACCAAGTACAAGGGCAGTTACACATTACTCAAAGacagtattgttattttatagtgtGGACTCCCAACGGTAcctattttcattaatattctatgtatataaatatatttacaattttaaatttactatatacattttatatagttattaaaatgtttaaataatatttgcaggattatttttcgaaaaaattattcgtGATGACAATTTTTGGAAAGAAAAGATGGAGAAtcaacttttttcattttatatggATTATATGCTTCCCGAAATTGTCAAtccaaaaattgatttaatatcaaattgttACCGCAGAATATGCaactagttattattaaaaataaatgtgccattataaattgtttgtaggaacaataaattataattgaaatgtttgagttttgttatataatttaaaatatattcatttctattgactattttatttgtaatttaaaaagtaattaggctattaatataaatcaagcTCTGTACTAGATACATTGTTGTACTTTAAATATTGGTACACATATCAAAGTTAAGAGGAGCTTTAGTTAATTAGTAGGTTGTGAGCGCAAAGCTAGGAGCGAGTGCGCTGCGTGCATAAAATTATATGGGCGGGGATACATTGACACGAAACGCACAGTATGACTATCCGTGGAATAATAATGCGTGGTTACGGCCTGCCACGACGGCGGTGATACAGCGAACAACGCCATCTCTGGAGCGTTGTATACGTTTTAATTTTGGTGTGCAGGCGCCTTAATTATGGACCGACTCGCTTGAATCATGTCCATAGCCTgttggtgtgtgggtgtgtgtggttTATTGGTGGTGGTGTTCGGTGGCTGGGCGGGTGATGATTCGACCGGTTGGTTTTCCCTTTGTCCGGCGTCAAGTATTTGACCTGTTGTCAGGTTGTTTCCGGTATGTCCGGCGGGTTCCATAGGCGGAAACCGGACTTCATTGGCCTGTAGGTTCAGGTCCGTGAAGTGTTGTATCAACCGGATTTCAAGATCATCCTTCGCGCCCGTATCCGACAACTCGCGCTGCCTGCATTCGTAGCGCAACTCCGCGGCGGTcaactcattaatatattttcccgaCATGACGTCCGGTTGTTTTTCCGGTGTTGTTtacggaaaaatataaaatgtggctGTTGTCGGTGGAACGGTCGTCGCGTTCCTTCGATCAGCTGTGTTGACCGTTTATCGGTGTTTATTTGCGTACGGGATTTAGGTCAGtgggttgttattgttttgttattgcgCTTGCCGATCACAGTAACCGGTTTTCGCAGAGTGTTGTCACGGCTGCGCGTGTGTGCGTTCTCAGGCCCACTACTGCGATTAGGGAAGACGGCGGCTGTCGCTttgggcggcggcgacggcagtCCGATTATGTGGTATTTCTGTCCCAGGTAATCGCGTGTTGACGTTATCGGTGGTGGTGCTGGGCGGTGGTGGTGTGACCCTCTCGCGCTCTTGcgttcctacctacctacgtcgtgTGTGTGTGGACTTTGGAGCGTCGCGCGCGGTGTAGTCGGTGCGTCCGTAAATCGGGCGGCGCGGCTGGTCGTTACGtccttatgtaatatattacgtaacgCCGGTTTTTCCGTTTTCGCCAGCTAACCACGTTTTTGTCGGATCGCGTCGGGGACTTTTTTCCAAGTCGCGCAACGGGAAGGGTATATGATGGTGGTAGTAAGGGGTAAGTTAATAAGTTTTCACTTACCGGTGATTCCTGTACGGGGAGCCAGTTGTTGCGGGCCTAGTGAAGGCCGCGTGGGTGCGGTGATGTTGAGGTAGAAGGTTCACAcgacaaaacgaaaaaagaaaaacacaaaTTTTGCGATGTGAGGGTGAAATTTATTTCACGGATGAACAAAAAAGAAATGCGTTTGTGGCCCTGTCGGTCACTgaacaaaaacaaatcaaacggAAAACaaaagaagagaaaaaaaaaaaagacgattGGCCGGGGACGTGTGTGTCAGTCTCGTGCGGGTCGTCGGTGAAAACTGGTGACATTACAATCCGGTTCACtcaacggccggccgacggttcacagcgcggtgtcgcgcgccggcgtcgcgcgccggcgtcgtccatcgtcgattggcggtttgtttgagaagcgttgcgcggctttccgcgtaaaaggctatttgaattcaaacagctattacgcgggaccgcgtcaacTGGTGAGAGAGATGTATACCAGTTCATTAAGGCATGCGACTTAGCATGTTCCGCCGTAGAAAAAGAAGATCTGCCcatattaacaaaatacattaacaCTAAATTGTTTGACCAGGCTTTAACTGCGTGTCGATATAGGGACACTAGTGACTGGGaaggaataaaattaattttattagatgcATTTGAACCACAACAGTCGACATCATCATTGCAAGTAGCATTAAATTCCGTCCGAATGAGGAATAACGAAGATGTAGGTGCATATGCACGACGCGTAGAACaactattttacaatttatgcaTAGCTAGTACAAAAAATAGAGTACAGAGCAGGCAACTACTATTCGTGACCAGTTAAAAGAACAGACATTAGTAGTATTTATTAAGGGATTGACACCTAATTTAAAGAACATAGTAAAACCTCAAAAGCCACCCACTTTAGAATTGGCGATACAGGTTGCTAAGGACGAAGAAGTTGAACTTAAATCTGAATCGGAAGCATACCAGTACTACGGAGGTGATAACCCTCGTAGACAAGCTAATAACACTAATCACAATAATTTCAATAGgcagaataattattctaacaataataatcgtaaccacaataataattataatccaccaaataataataataatagaccgAGTACAAGTACATTTAATAGGCCACAATACAATCAGAATCCGAATTTTAATAGACCCCAGTACAATCGGAATCCGAATTTTAATAGACCCGATATAAATCACGGTAGTAGGAATAACAATACCAGCCTCGAAATAGTAACAATGGTTTTAATAACAATCAAGGAGGTAATTATCGAAGTAATGTCATACAGTGTTATCAGTGTGGAGGTAACCACATTGCGCGGAATTGTAATCAAAATTCGCGTCCATCCAACAACAATTTTACGCGACAACCTACTAATTATAACGCACCGGTAAATCTTATgtgtacatattgtaaaatTCCTGGACACGACGTCACCAAATGTTTTAGGAAGCAGAATAATGATaggcgtaataataattattcgggAAACTTACCAAGATCGGACGACAGGAGTGGCGCTCGACCGATAAACTTAATAGCCACAGTAGAGGAGGGTTGCCAGGACGATGTCTACACATCAAGTCAGTCATAAACAAAAACCATATTACTTGTCAGTCTGCCAATGTAAAAAAAGAATTCATGGAACTATTAATTGACAATGGGAGcgatgttaatttaattaaatttagtactTTAACTGGAGACACACTAGTGCAGgaggataaaaatatatatttaaagggAATTAACGATAGGATAGTGCCAACAGtaggattaataaaaataaccttaAGATTTAATGATGTTAATATAGAAACAGAATTTCAAGTAGTACGTGATTCGTTCCCTATACCTAAGGATGGTATTTTGggacaacaatttttaatggaTAATAAGGCAGTAATAGATGTAGCAAACAACactttagtaataaataataagatagttAATAAGATAATTAAGGATAAGTTATGTTTTAAGTTGGAACCAAGAACTGAAACAGTTGTGACCGTGCCAATTGCCGATCCGGCTATGGAAAATAAAGATGTTATGGTTCTTAAACAAGAACTAATTAGGGACGTATACTGTGCCAATGTGGTAGGAACAGTAAGGTCGGGAAAGGTTTTAGtcagtatattaaatgtttctgAAGTAACTAAAGAAATTAACGAAGGTATTATGAATCGAATATTGTATGATACCGCTACGACCTATAGTATACATGCGGTACATTCTGAGATTAATGATGACAATCGAGTcaatagaattttgaatttaatacgaAGTGACCATATGAGTATTGATGAGAGACAATCCATATTTGAAATATGTGAACAATATGcggaaatatttcatttagaaGGCGATCGATTAACTTTTACAAATGCAGCCGAGCATGTTATAAATTTGAACGTTAACCAACAACCCATTTATCAAAGACCCTATAGGTTGCCACATTCGCAACAAGCCGAGATTATACAGCaactagataagataaaaaaataaaaaaataaaaaaaaaacacacatcattgtaaaatcaatacattcatcgcttcgctcagaatctaatataatcaatagttacacaatcagaatctaaaatgttaaccTAGTGAAAGAGAAAATCTAAGAATGAATAGTAAACACATgctgtataaataaattgataaaatatattttactcacctttaaatctcaaaatttcaaattacctAGATTTCATCCAAACGCGATCATAGACTAGCTACTACAGGCGGAGTAATTTTACTTTTCTGAGATTATACGTTGATTTGATACccaataattgattaataatttttacttcattatttcaataactaATAGATTATtcgattttcattatttacataaaCGAAATATACTTACTTTGGTTtccattttgtatttattaaatattatttttatttatgattttaaacaatattaataatattatttaaacacgacagtaggtacaaaaaaagaataattaaacACAGTTAACAATCCAATGTTTCTGCTTAGAATCGACTTACTCGAGTAAATGCAGATtcaacaatgatattataataatattatagacattaaaataaaataatttctataaataaaatattggctattccgtttttataaattattttaataccacaatggttttattagttaaatttttgcTATATTTAGATCGCAGACTagatatataggtgtatagcATTATGGACAGTCATAGCTGGAGAGTGAAGGGGGACTGTTGTACAAATGTTGATGATTGGGTGGTGTACGGGGAATTAATAACACTGCGTTATATCTTAGTGGCTATCGTAAATAATATACTCCCGTACTCCGTcaaaccaatattatttatataataataacttcgtGTTAAGTCCTGTATAATATCTTTGTCCGTGACCATACGGCATGAATGCATGAtatccaaaatattaataatcattaaaatgtttttgaatcgTCATAATTCTGTATTGTTGAGttacaaattgtaatatgttGTTTACGCCGACTGACGAGTTTTGAAGGGCTATAAAAAACTAACAGTAAAACTtag
This genomic window from Metopolophium dirhodum isolate CAU chromosome 1, ASM1992520v1, whole genome shotgun sequence contains:
- the LOC132933170 gene encoding uncharacterized protein LOC132933170, yielding MKPTKTRGMTSKKKALKNVMKSRLKKTKPKLEYRFPKPGDSVVSPSNLVADFTLTDSSDSSNNVIRVSTPTPARLIENVLSPPTLVTDGFSPEASSSILIIDSLNDNVENESDTFMSSTVVNEVEPENGNSFEIQGRRFIDIGHLFKSIQSIRHEAFDCTIASLDLVKEIRKGYFSKFIFKCKMCCKMEVISSEPEEKSSALKINTAIVSSVINTGQGYAQLEQFSAILNMPCMSNNTYQKEHELISGYIETTMWQSLEIAGKEEANMAIERGDINKDGVPLITVVADGAWSKRSYKSNYNALSGVACIIGYQTGKVLYLGVRNKICSVCNKAEFLSKEPNPHKCYKNWSGTSTSMEADIIVDGFSHSMDMHGLIYDKLIGDGDSSIMKKLSIAKPYGIEHRIKKIECSNHILRNYCNRLRDISIRRKNNSGSIIPGYHRIKLKDNILRLRYAITEASKYWKSNKLLSQSEKVQFLKADILNSPRHVFGDHEKCASYFCKGYKPNETNLVPEFRLSGLWDELSGAINLVAHHSDSLLYSVNNNCAEAYNSVIAKYVGGKRVNYSLRGSYKTRCNTALISYNYGPDYLHRLHKNATKFSPGRFTKKYIEIKKKKRICETRRQLEFRNKFNNNKKKKTVTAGPDKDYGDVDDIGCSVLNLTDEEVEGKKKNLLSSLQLDLTEIKSLERRTIGQSLNEIWKQERKFRLTASNFGRICALRPKTSRTNTLKYILYSDDLVGTTAAMKYGIQYESVAKDAFEAITKIKITPCGMFVDQCFNFLAGSPDGIIGDDGIIEIKCPPSIKNTTPQEAAKMKTIKYLIINKKGEVELKRTFQYYYQVQGQLHITQRQYCYFIVWTPNGLFFEKIIRDDNFWKEKMENQLFSFYMDYMLPEIVNPKIDLISNCYRRICN